A genomic region of Tsukamurella pulmonis contains the following coding sequences:
- a CDS encoding Sir2 family NAD-dependent protein deacetylase, whose amino-acid sequence MRTATPAWEPAEATTPDPDFVDRLDRARALLHGRRIVALTGAGVSTASGIPDYRSPGAPRRTPMTLQQFLGSAEFRRRYWARNHLGWRHMDSALPNAAHRGLAALPGVSAVITQNVDLLHLKAGSRGVIDLHGNYAQVRCLSCEYRISRHALHARLAPLNADFTARIAGRGALEVAPDADVVVEDTTDFTMVDCPECQGILKPDIVYFGESVPKPRVARAFAAVDGADALLVLGTSLTVMSGLRFVRHAHRRGTPVVIVNRGRTRGDGLADVTVDVDVATALRHLADDRPSSTDREETP is encoded by the coding sequence GTGCGCACTGCGACGCCTGCCTGGGAACCCGCGGAGGCCACCACGCCCGATCCGGATTTCGTCGATCGGCTGGACCGGGCCCGCGCGCTGCTGCACGGCCGCCGCATCGTCGCGCTCACCGGTGCGGGCGTCTCCACCGCGTCCGGCATCCCCGACTACCGCAGCCCGGGGGCGCCCCGTCGAACACCGATGACGCTGCAGCAGTTCCTGGGCTCCGCCGAGTTCCGGCGGCGCTACTGGGCGCGCAACCACCTCGGCTGGCGGCACATGGACTCGGCCCTCCCGAACGCCGCACACCGCGGCCTCGCCGCCCTGCCCGGCGTGAGCGCGGTGATCACCCAGAACGTCGATCTGCTGCACCTCAAGGCCGGCTCGCGCGGCGTGATCGACCTGCACGGCAACTACGCGCAGGTGCGCTGCTTGAGCTGCGAGTACCGCATCAGCCGGCACGCGCTGCACGCCCGGCTCGCGCCGCTCAACGCGGACTTCACGGCGCGCATCGCCGGGCGCGGCGCGCTCGAGGTGGCCCCGGACGCCGACGTCGTGGTCGAGGACACCACCGACTTCACCATGGTCGACTGCCCCGAGTGCCAGGGCATCCTCAAGCCCGACATCGTCTACTTCGGCGAATCGGTGCCCAAGCCGCGCGTCGCGCGCGCCTTCGCCGCCGTCGACGGTGCCGACGCCCTCCTGGTGCTCGGCACCTCCCTGACGGTGATGTCCGGACTGCGCTTCGTCCGTCACGCGCACCGGCGCGGCACGCCGGTCGTCATCGTCAACCGCGGCCGCACCCGCGGCGACGGACTGGCGGACGTCACCGTCGACGTCGATGTGGCGACCGCACTGCGCCACCTGGCCGACGACCGACCATCGAGCACCGACCGAGAGGAAACGCCGTGA
- a CDS encoding magnesium and cobalt transport protein CorA: MIVDCAHYLGGARQAEEALSPLDAARLCTEDGFVWLGLFEPTPDEMESVRQAFDLHELAVEDAQDYHLRPKVEDFEASVKLVILRTARYDDAREEVDFGEISIFVGRNFVITVRQGVASELHEARARLEQKPELLALGTDAVLWAILDQVVDGYEPVVAGLEHDIEQIEATVFSGAVAPTERIYLLRREVTNFYRAAHPLLAVVNAVGKGLTEDKLAPYLRDVYDRLQLVNEEVSAQRDLLGTILQANIAVVSVQQAHSAARQSSTIERLTILSTIFLPLTFVTGFFGQNFGWLVDHIGGAWQFFFLGLGGLLVPLVALALWLRRNKAPEVDPFAASHDGAPRAGRL; this comes from the coding sequence GTGATCGTCGATTGCGCCCACTACCTGGGCGGCGCCCGGCAGGCCGAGGAGGCGCTCTCCCCGCTCGATGCCGCACGTCTGTGCACGGAGGACGGCTTCGTCTGGCTCGGGCTCTTCGAGCCCACGCCCGACGAGATGGAGTCGGTGCGGCAGGCCTTCGACCTGCACGAACTTGCGGTCGAGGATGCGCAGGACTATCACCTGCGGCCCAAGGTCGAGGACTTCGAGGCCTCGGTGAAGCTCGTCATCCTGCGCACGGCGCGCTACGACGACGCCCGCGAGGAGGTCGACTTCGGCGAGATCAGCATCTTCGTCGGGCGGAACTTCGTGATCACGGTGCGGCAGGGCGTCGCGAGCGAGCTGCATGAGGCCCGCGCGCGGCTCGAGCAGAAGCCCGAGCTGTTGGCGCTGGGCACCGACGCCGTGCTCTGGGCGATCCTCGACCAGGTCGTCGACGGCTACGAGCCCGTGGTCGCCGGACTCGAGCACGACATCGAGCAGATCGAGGCCACCGTCTTCTCCGGCGCCGTCGCCCCCACGGAACGCATCTACCTCCTGCGCCGCGAGGTGACGAACTTCTACCGGGCGGCGCATCCGCTGCTCGCCGTGGTCAACGCGGTGGGCAAGGGGCTCACCGAGGACAAGCTCGCGCCCTACCTGCGCGACGTCTACGACCGGCTGCAACTGGTCAACGAGGAGGTCTCGGCGCAGCGCGACCTGCTGGGCACGATCCTGCAGGCGAACATCGCCGTCGTCTCCGTGCAGCAGGCGCACTCGGCCGCCCGGCAGAGCTCGACCATCGAGCGGCTGACCATCCTGTCCACCATCTTCCTCCCGCTCACGTTCGTCACCGGCTTCTTCGGCCAGAACTTCGGCTGGCTCGTCGATCACATCGGCGGCGCGTGGCAGTTCTTCTTCCTCGGCCTCGGCGGCCTGCTCGTGCCGCTGGTGGCGCTCGCCCTGTGGCTGCGCCGGAACAAGGCCCCGGAGGTGGACCCGTTCGCGGCCTCGCACGACGGTGCGCCCCGCGCCGGCCGCCTGTAG
- a CDS encoding MFS transporter produces the protein MTSETTQAPSIAARLDRLPMTRLHFAAVGVIGLGLFFDQYENFLAATIATVLKKDFALGPDELKLLLASAFIGQFIGALFMGRLADRYGRRTAFMINLALYSAMSLVGAFSPNAAFLVVTRFIAGIGIGGEFALADSYLSDILPKNVRGKYISLAYVVSFLGVPVVGFAARWLTPQVFDLGGAEVQGWRLLFVFGALGSLLVWLVRRGLPESPRWLEAQGRYDEADAIVRRLEARAVQEGKVLAEPDAALRPVRSRSISIRALFRPPYRRRTVMLWIVSALEVFGYYGFGTIAPLVLLAKGYSIQTSLLFVALSYIGYPLGAALAVPIVERVERRYLVIGSAGLMAAFGLWFGFAASPMQIVLAGFLYTLASNLFSNAYHVYLADSYPTAIRGTAAGAAYSLSKLVTAFLPFVLLPILDERGSVWVFAVVAAAMLALMVTVAVLGHRSTGRSADEV, from the coding sequence ATGACCTCCGAGACCACGCAGGCACCGTCGATCGCGGCGCGCCTGGACCGGCTGCCCATGACGCGGCTGCACTTCGCCGCGGTGGGCGTGATCGGGCTGGGGCTGTTCTTCGACCAGTACGAGAACTTCCTCGCGGCGACCATCGCGACAGTGCTGAAGAAGGACTTCGCGCTCGGCCCCGACGAGCTCAAGCTGCTGCTCGCGTCCGCGTTCATCGGCCAGTTCATCGGCGCGCTGTTCATGGGCCGCCTCGCGGACCGGTACGGCCGGCGCACCGCCTTCATGATCAACCTCGCGCTGTACTCGGCGATGTCGCTCGTCGGCGCGTTCAGCCCGAACGCCGCCTTCCTGGTGGTCACCCGGTTCATCGCCGGGATCGGCATCGGCGGCGAGTTCGCCCTGGCCGACTCGTACCTCTCGGACATCCTGCCGAAGAACGTGCGCGGCAAGTACATCTCACTGGCGTACGTGGTCTCCTTCCTCGGCGTTCCGGTCGTCGGTTTCGCCGCGCGCTGGCTCACCCCACAGGTGTTCGATCTCGGCGGGGCCGAGGTGCAGGGGTGGCGGCTGCTGTTCGTCTTCGGCGCCCTCGGTTCGCTCCTCGTGTGGCTGGTCCGACGGGGCCTGCCGGAGTCGCCGCGCTGGCTGGAGGCGCAGGGCCGGTACGACGAGGCTGACGCGATCGTGCGGCGTCTGGAGGCGCGGGCGGTGCAGGAGGGGAAGGTGCTCGCCGAACCCGATGCCGCGCTGCGCCCGGTGCGGTCCCGGTCGATCTCGATCCGCGCCCTGTTCCGGCCGCCCTACCGCCGGCGCACCGTCATGCTGTGGATCGTCTCCGCGCTGGAGGTGTTCGGCTACTACGGGTTCGGCACCATCGCGCCGCTTGTCCTCCTGGCCAAGGGCTATTCGATCCAGACCTCGCTGTTGTTCGTGGCGCTGTCCTACATCGGCTACCCGCTGGGCGCGGCGCTCGCCGTGCCGATCGTCGAGCGGGTCGAGCGGCGGTACCTGGTGATCGGCTCGGCGGGCCTGATGGCCGCGTTCGGCCTGTGGTTCGGCTTCGCGGCGAGCCCGATGCAGATCGTGCTCGCCGGCTTCCTCTACACGTTGGCCTCCAACCTGTTCTCCAACGCCTACCACGTCTACCTCGCCGATTCGTACCCCACGGCGATCCGCGGGACGGCCGCGGGCGCCGCGTACTCGCTCTCGAAGCTGGTGACCGCGTTCCTTCCGTTCGTTCTGCTCCCGATTCTCGACGAGCGTGGCAGCGTGTGGGTGTTCGCGGTGGTGGCGGCGGCGATGCTCGCGCTGATGGTCACGGTGGCCGTCCTCGGCCACCGGAGCACGGGGCGCTCCGCCGATGAGGTCTAG